From Myxococcales bacterium, a single genomic window includes:
- a CDS encoding acyl-CoA dehydrogenase family protein — MDRNVYSEEHELFRQSFAKFVEREVVPNQERWRSQGMVDRETWRKAGAGGFLCPWLEAEHGGPGGDLLHSCIVIEELAKVYDSGFAMSLHSDIIVPYLHEFGDDAQKKRWLPGAASGDLVTAIAMTEPGTGSDLAAIATTAVRDADDYVINGTKTFISNGILCDLCIVAVKTDSDPNNAHRGISLVVVEADRPGFVKGRKLAKMGMASQDTSELSFEDCRVPVANRLSEEGAGFMMLMQKLAQERLVVALAAQASAEQVLEDTLVYVKERRAFGKPIASFQNTKFKLAEVATKVEVGRVFADRLVVEHMQGKSLVKECSMAKLWHTDMVGEVVDECLQMFGGYGYMLEYPISRAYMDARVQRIFAGTNEIMKVIIAKQLGL, encoded by the coding sequence GTGGATCGGAATGTTTACAGCGAGGAGCACGAGCTGTTTCGTCAGTCGTTCGCAAAATTCGTCGAGCGCGAGGTGGTACCCAATCAGGAGCGCTGGCGGTCACAGGGCATGGTCGATCGGGAGACCTGGAGGAAGGCCGGGGCCGGCGGCTTCCTGTGCCCGTGGCTCGAGGCGGAGCACGGCGGGCCGGGCGGAGATCTGCTGCACTCCTGCATCGTCATCGAGGAGCTCGCGAAGGTCTATGACTCCGGCTTCGCGATGTCTCTGCATTCCGACATCATCGTTCCCTACCTCCACGAGTTCGGCGATGACGCTCAGAAGAAACGCTGGCTCCCGGGCGCTGCGTCCGGCGATCTGGTGACGGCCATTGCCATGACCGAACCGGGAACCGGCAGCGATCTTGCCGCCATCGCCACGACCGCCGTACGCGACGCTGATGACTACGTGATCAACGGGACCAAGACGTTCATCTCCAACGGCATCCTGTGCGACCTGTGCATCGTTGCGGTGAAGACCGACAGCGACCCGAACAACGCCCACCGCGGGATCTCGCTGGTCGTGGTCGAGGCGGACCGACCCGGGTTCGTCAAGGGCAGGAAGCTGGCGAAGATGGGCATGGCCTCGCAGGACACGAGTGAGCTGTCGTTCGAGGACTGCCGCGTCCCGGTTGCAAATCGCCTGAGCGAGGAGGGGGCCGGGTTCATGATGCTGATGCAGAAGCTGGCCCAGGAGCGGCTGGTCGTGGCCCTGGCGGCGCAAGCGAGCGCGGAACAGGTGCTCGAGGACACGCTGGTCTACGTCAAGGAAAGGCGCGCCTTCGGCAAACCCATCGCGAGCTTCCAGAACACCAAGTTCAAGCTGGCGGAGGTAGCGACCAAGGTCGAGGTCGGACGCGTTTTTGCCGATCGCCTCGTGGTCGAACACATGCAGGGAAAATCCTTGGTCAAGGAGTGTTCAATGGCCAAACTCTGGCACACCGACATGGTGGGCGAAGTGGTCGACGAGTGCCTGCAGATGTTTGGCGGCTACGGGTACATGCTCGAGTACCCGATCTCCCGCGCGTACATGGACGCGCGAGTGCAGCGCATCTTCGCGGGCACGAACGAGATCATGAAGGTGATCATCGCGAAGCAGCTGGGGCTCTGA
- the fadJ gene encoding fatty acid oxidation complex subunit alpha FadJ, translated as MAKRQNGNGSGETHVLSVEQRADGVAVVRMDVPGESMNTLQQNFAEEFARVFDELEAATELRAVVFTSGKPDSFIAGADIRMIKRVQSSAEAAELSRTGQRAVARIEGFRVPVVAAIHGACLGGGLEVALACHARVASDDKKTKLGLPEVQLGLLPAAAGTQRLPRLVGVQAALDLMLTGKQVDARRAKKMGLVDDVVPPPVLLEVACKRALVLAEAGKPKTKGLDRLKSFFSKEELTELALAENPLGRKVLFDQAKKQLLAKTRGNYPSPERILEVVRAGLEGGFEKGCEAEAEAFGALAVSPEAAQLMNIFTATVELKKDLGVDDEQVEPKPVHKLGVLGAGLMGAGIAYVTTHIAKLPVRLKDRDDKGLAAGMSYVAGILDARVKRKRMTPMERDVLLARVTPTSDYSGFREAELVVEAVFEDLALKHQMLKDIEQHGHAKAIFASNTSSLPIGKIARAAAHPERVIGMHYFSPVHKMPLLEIIVTPKTAPWVTATAVALGKQQGKTVIVVNDGVGFYTSRILAPYMNEAAWLLSEGVPVEELDGALMDFGYPVGPVTLLDEVGIDVGAKVGKIMLEAFGERMLPPPGMDKLVADERFGRKNSRGFYQYGGKKKGPKTVDASVYRVLGVEPKPGAVSKHEIAERLALQMVNEAALCFGEGILRSARDGDIGAIFGLGFPPFRGGPFRYVDSVGALDVVRRMERYEKEHGKRFTPAPVLVEMAQSGATFHGERALSPGVLESAKKAGARVRV; from the coding sequence ATGGCCAAACGACAGAACGGCAACGGGTCGGGAGAGACACACGTGCTCAGCGTCGAGCAGCGAGCCGACGGCGTCGCCGTGGTGCGCATGGACGTTCCCGGCGAGAGCATGAACACTCTGCAACAGAACTTCGCGGAGGAGTTTGCTCGGGTGTTCGACGAGCTCGAGGCGGCGACCGAGCTGCGCGCGGTCGTCTTCACCAGCGGCAAGCCGGACAGCTTCATCGCCGGAGCGGACATTCGGATGATCAAGCGTGTGCAGTCCAGCGCTGAAGCGGCGGAGCTCTCGCGGACCGGGCAGCGGGCAGTGGCTCGTATCGAAGGCTTTCGGGTTCCGGTCGTGGCAGCCATTCACGGCGCTTGCCTGGGCGGTGGGCTCGAGGTGGCGCTGGCGTGCCACGCTCGGGTGGCGAGCGATGACAAGAAGACCAAGCTCGGGCTGCCGGAGGTGCAGCTAGGGCTGTTGCCGGCGGCGGCGGGCACCCAACGGCTGCCGCGACTCGTGGGAGTGCAAGCCGCGCTGGACCTGATGCTCACGGGCAAACAGGTGGACGCCAGACGCGCCAAGAAGATGGGGCTCGTGGACGACGTCGTGCCGCCGCCGGTGCTGCTCGAGGTCGCCTGCAAACGTGCGCTCGTGCTGGCTGAAGCAGGAAAACCCAAGACCAAGGGGCTCGATCGCCTGAAGTCGTTCTTCAGCAAGGAAGAGCTGACAGAGCTCGCGCTGGCGGAGAACCCGCTGGGGCGCAAGGTTCTGTTCGATCAGGCCAAGAAGCAGCTGCTCGCCAAGACGCGCGGAAACTACCCCTCGCCCGAGCGCATCCTCGAGGTCGTACGCGCCGGGCTCGAAGGGGGCTTCGAAAAAGGCTGTGAGGCAGAAGCCGAGGCGTTTGGTGCCTTGGCGGTGAGCCCCGAGGCGGCTCAGCTCATGAACATCTTCACCGCAACGGTGGAGCTCAAGAAGGATCTCGGGGTCGACGACGAACAGGTGGAGCCGAAGCCAGTGCACAAACTCGGCGTGCTCGGCGCTGGGTTGATGGGGGCGGGCATTGCCTACGTCACCACGCACATCGCCAAGCTACCGGTGCGCCTCAAAGATCGGGACGACAAGGGCCTGGCCGCTGGCATGAGCTACGTCGCCGGCATCCTGGACGCACGCGTCAAACGCAAACGCATGACGCCAATGGAACGCGACGTGCTCCTGGCTCGGGTCACGCCGACGTCGGACTACAGCGGATTCCGCGAGGCGGAGCTGGTGGTCGAGGCCGTGTTCGAAGACCTGGCGCTCAAACACCAGATGCTGAAGGACATCGAACAGCACGGGCATGCAAAGGCCATCTTCGCCTCCAACACCTCGTCGCTGCCCATTGGGAAGATCGCACGCGCAGCGGCGCACCCGGAACGTGTGATCGGCATGCACTACTTCTCGCCGGTGCACAAGATGCCCCTGCTCGAGATCATCGTGACGCCGAAGACCGCGCCGTGGGTCACCGCGACGGCGGTCGCGCTCGGCAAACAGCAGGGCAAGACCGTGATCGTCGTCAACGACGGCGTTGGATTTTACACCTCGCGCATCCTCGCGCCGTACATGAACGAAGCGGCCTGGCTGCTGTCCGAAGGTGTGCCAGTGGAGGAGCTCGACGGCGCGCTGATGGATTTCGGTTATCCCGTCGGTCCGGTCACGCTGCTCGACGAGGTTGGCATCGATGTCGGGGCCAAGGTCGGCAAGATCATGCTCGAGGCATTTGGTGAGCGCATGCTGCCGCCGCCGGGCATGGACAAGCTGGTGGCCGACGAGCGTTTTGGGCGCAAGAACTCCCGCGGGTTCTACCAGTACGGAGGCAAGAAGAAGGGGCCGAAGACCGTCGACGCGAGTGTGTACCGAGTGCTCGGCGTCGAGCCCAAGCCGGGCGCGGTCTCCAAACACGAAATCGCCGAGCGCCTGGCGCTACAGATGGTCAACGAGGCGGCGCTGTGTTTTGGCGAGGGCATCCTGCGTTCGGCACGAGACGGTGACATTGGTGCAATCTTCGGGCTTGGGTTCCCGCCCTTCCGCGGCGGGCCCTTCCGCTACGTCGACAGCGTCGGCGCGCTCGACGTCGTGCGGCGCATGGAGCGCTACGAGAAGGAGCACGGCAAACGCTTCACGCCCGCGCCGGTGTTGGTGGAGATGGCGCAGAGCGGCGCAACCTTCCACGGGGAGCGCGCGCTTTCTCCGGGGGTACTCGAGAGCGCCAAGAAGGCTGGCGCCCGCGTTCGGGTCTGA
- the fadI gene encoding acetyl-CoA C-acyltransferase FadI has protein sequence MGKKVGARRVAIVSGLRTPFVKSGGAFRTLSALDLGKLVVAELLERSEVAPSAVQQLVYGQVVPSLVAPNIAREIVLGTGLPRDIEAYSVSRACATSYQSTINVAEAIMAGTIDCGVAGGADSASDVPIAVSKRLAEALIAASRARSLGERIKAFAGLSPKDLVPVPPALTEYSTGLTMGESAEKMAKENGISRSAQDGLAHRSHSLAAAAWNDGRLEQEVMHVFVPPKFEVVAEDNLVRKDSSLESYEKLRPAFDRKLGTITAGNSSPLTDGASAVLLMSEEKARAGGFDVLGFIRSYAFAALDPAGQMLMGPSYATPLALDRAGLKLKDLDLIDMHEAFAAQVLSNTQAFESDEFARDKLGRGKRIGEVDWDRFNVSGGSISIGHPFAATGARQITQSLNELRRRKGALALCTACAAGGLGAAIVLEAE, from the coding sequence ATGGGCAAGAAGGTTGGCGCACGCCGGGTTGCGATCGTCAGTGGGCTGCGCACCCCATTCGTGAAGTCGGGGGGCGCGTTTCGGACGCTGAGCGCACTCGACCTGGGCAAGCTGGTCGTGGCGGAGCTGCTCGAGCGCTCCGAGGTTGCTCCGAGCGCGGTGCAGCAGCTGGTGTACGGCCAGGTCGTCCCGTCGCTGGTTGCACCGAACATTGCGCGCGAGATCGTGCTCGGTACGGGTCTGCCGCGCGACATCGAGGCCTACAGTGTGTCGCGGGCCTGCGCGACCAGTTACCAGTCCACCATCAACGTCGCCGAAGCCATCATGGCCGGGACCATCGACTGCGGTGTCGCGGGTGGCGCGGACAGCGCCAGCGACGTGCCGATCGCCGTCAGCAAACGCCTGGCCGAGGCGCTCATCGCAGCGAGTCGGGCCCGAAGCCTCGGCGAGCGCATCAAGGCGTTTGCCGGGCTCTCGCCCAAAGATCTGGTTCCGGTGCCTCCCGCGCTCACGGAGTATTCGACCGGGCTCACGATGGGCGAGAGCGCCGAGAAGATGGCCAAGGAGAACGGGATCTCCCGCAGCGCCCAGGACGGGCTCGCGCATCGCAGTCACAGCCTGGCCGCGGCAGCGTGGAACGACGGGCGGCTCGAACAAGAGGTGATGCACGTCTTCGTTCCGCCGAAGTTCGAGGTCGTGGCGGAAGACAACCTGGTGCGCAAGGACTCGAGCCTCGAGTCGTACGAGAAGCTGCGGCCGGCCTTCGACCGAAAGCTCGGCACGATCACCGCGGGCAATAGCTCGCCGCTGACCGATGGTGCGAGCGCAGTGCTCCTGATGAGCGAGGAGAAGGCGCGTGCCGGTGGCTTCGACGTACTGGGTTTCATCCGCAGCTATGCGTTTGCTGCGCTCGACCCCGCAGGCCAGATGTTGATGGGCCCGTCCTACGCGACCCCGCTGGCGCTGGATCGCGCCGGGCTCAAGCTGAAGGATCTGGACCTCATCGACATGCACGAGGCCTTCGCGGCGCAGGTGCTGAGCAACACCCAGGCGTTCGAGAGCGACGAGTTCGCCCGGGACAAACTCGGGCGCGGCAAGCGAATCGGGGAGGTCGACTGGGATCGGTTCAACGTGTCCGGCGGCTCGATCAGCATCGGACACCCGTTCGCGGCCACGGGCGCGCGGCAGATCACCCAGAGCCTGAACGAGCTCAGGCGCCGCAAGGGCGCCCTTGCGCTGTGCACTGCGTGTGCGGCCGGCGGGCTCGGCGCGGCGATTGTACTGGAGGCAGAGTGA
- a CDS encoding LEA type 2 family protein — protein MQRRSFLLGGASVLVLPGCVSKPKMELHHAEVQTASPMGIGMTVYLRVNNSNSFDVQVRNVRVQTTLQGRWTLPPLVYSPNQWLPADGTTIVAAPVIIPWGMVPPLLGETAMNANIEYRVRGEADVTAIRSVGIKSDNYPVDETGKIPRIAVLQAARSSMPFLR, from the coding sequence ATGCAGCGGCGATCTTTCTTGCTCGGGGGCGCCTCGGTCCTGGTCTTGCCGGGTTGTGTGTCGAAGCCGAAAATGGAGCTTCATCACGCCGAGGTGCAGACCGCGAGCCCGATGGGCATTGGCATGACCGTGTACCTGCGCGTCAACAACTCCAACAGCTTCGACGTGCAGGTGCGCAACGTGCGTGTCCAGACCACGCTGCAGGGGCGCTGGACGCTGCCGCCGCTCGTTTACAGTCCAAATCAGTGGTTGCCCGCGGACGGCACGACGATCGTCGCGGCGCCCGTGATCATCCCGTGGGGCATGGTGCCGCCGCTGCTGGGTGAAACGGCCATGAATGCCAACATCGAGTACCGCGTGCGCGGCGAGGCGGACGTCACTGCGATCCGCTCCGTCGGAATCAAGAGCGACAACTACCCCGTCGACGAGACCGGAAAGATCCCCCGCATCGCGGTGCTGCAGGCCGCGCGCTCATCGATGCCATTTCTTCGCTAG
- the lpdA gene encoding dihydrolipoyl dehydrogenase: MAEKRHDLIVIGAGPGGYVAALRAAQLGLDVACIEREPALGGTCLRIGCIPSKALLEASERYAEAKHGLEAFGVKLTGVELDLPRMLRKKDDTVHALTAGIAGLFKKNRITRYAGNGSLSGRGRVRVESSDGGVELRAEHVVIATGSVVQPLPGVELDGDVIGTSTEALSYPKVPEHLVVIGAGFIGLELGSVWQRLGAKVTVLEYLPRILPGMDAEIANDALRVLKRQGLEIRTGTRVTGARREGRGAVVSIEAGEPIVCDRVLLAVGRAPNTAALGLDKVGIELDARGRIPVGEGYVTRVPGIYAVGDVIEGPMLAHKASEEGVACVERIVTGYGHVNYAAIPGVCYTHPEIAGVGATEEELIAERVLYRKGSFPFMANGRAKALGSVDGRVKILAHAETDRVLGVHIIGARAGELIAEAVAAIEFGASSEDLARTCHAHPTLAEAVKEAALAVDGRALHI; encoded by the coding sequence GTGGCAGAAAAAAGACACGACCTGATCGTGATTGGCGCCGGCCCCGGCGGCTACGTCGCGGCGCTCCGGGCGGCGCAGCTGGGGCTCGACGTTGCGTGTATCGAGCGGGAACCCGCGCTAGGCGGAACCTGTCTCCGCATTGGCTGCATCCCGAGCAAAGCGCTGCTCGAGGCCAGCGAACGTTACGCGGAAGCGAAACACGGTCTCGAGGCCTTTGGGGTGAAGCTGACGGGGGTCGAGCTCGATTTGCCGCGCATGCTCCGGAAGAAGGACGACACCGTGCACGCGTTGACCGCGGGGATCGCGGGTCTGTTCAAGAAGAACCGCATCACCCGCTACGCCGGCAACGGCAGCCTGTCGGGCCGAGGCAGAGTTCGGGTCGAGTCGAGCGACGGCGGGGTCGAGCTGCGTGCCGAACACGTGGTGATTGCCACCGGAAGTGTCGTGCAGCCGCTGCCGGGCGTGGAGCTCGACGGCGACGTGATCGGGACGAGCACGGAGGCGCTGTCTTACCCGAAGGTCCCCGAACACCTGGTGGTGATCGGGGCAGGTTTCATCGGCCTCGAGCTCGGAAGCGTGTGGCAGCGGCTGGGAGCCAAGGTGACCGTGCTCGAGTACCTGCCGCGCATCTTGCCCGGCATGGATGCGGAAATCGCCAACGATGCTCTGCGGGTCCTCAAACGCCAAGGGCTCGAGATCCGCACCGGCACGCGGGTGACCGGGGCGCGACGTGAGGGCCGCGGCGCCGTCGTCAGCATCGAAGCGGGTGAACCGATTGTGTGCGACCGTGTGCTCCTGGCCGTCGGGCGCGCACCGAACACCGCCGCACTCGGACTCGACAAGGTCGGCATCGAGCTCGATGCCAGAGGGCGGATCCCGGTCGGGGAAGGCTACGTGACACGGGTCCCCGGCATTTATGCCGTCGGAGACGTGATCGAAGGGCCGATGCTCGCCCACAAGGCCAGCGAAGAGGGGGTGGCGTGTGTCGAGCGTATCGTCACCGGCTATGGGCACGTCAACTACGCGGCCATCCCTGGCGTCTGCTACACACACCCGGAGATCGCCGGGGTCGGCGCCACCGAAGAGGAGCTGATTGCCGAGCGAGTGCTCTACCGGAAGGGGAGCTTTCCCTTCATGGCCAACGGTCGTGCGAAGGCCCTTGGCAGCGTGGATGGGCGCGTGAAGATCCTCGCGCATGCCGAGACCGATCGAGTGCTCGGTGTGCACATCATCGGGGCGCGCGCCGGCGAGCTGATTGCGGAGGCCGTGGCGGCCATCGAGTTCGGCGCGAGCTCCGAGGACCTGGCGCGCACTTGCCACGCCCACCCGACCCTGGCCGAGGCGGTCAAAGAGGCCGCGCTCGCGGTCGATGGGCGCGCGCTCCACATCTGA
- the odhB gene encoding 2-oxoglutarate dehydrogenase complex dihydrolipoyllysine-residue succinyltransferase codes for MLLELKVPSVGESITEVVIGEWLKSVGDRVRREEIVVMIETDKVTVELPAPVDGVLTEIRVANGQAARVGDVIGTVEESMASAGAAPAPVQVAPPASPPPVAATPHAPSAPPSPFARAVAEPGSAPQSARAASVPPEGFARVMPAARRVLAEGHVAAADVTATGPGGRMLKEDVLRAAAGRSPGSAPASAGVEAPRPAVAASSPAAHSPPEPTALVTGGEREEEVVAMTPMRKRIAERLVESLQSTAQLTTFNEVDMSAVFNLRKELQAQFQEKYAIKLGLVSFFVKAAVEALKLVPEVNAEIRGTDIVYKNYYDIGVAVGGGKGLVVPIIRNVERLSFAEIELSIADYGKRAQANKLKLEELQGGTFTISNGGVYGNLLSTPIINPPQSAILGLHAIQDRAVVRDGQIVVRPMMYVAVSYDHRIVDGREAVGFLKRIKECVEQPSRILLEV; via the coding sequence ATGCTCCTCGAACTGAAGGTCCCAAGCGTCGGCGAGTCGATCACGGAGGTGGTGATCGGCGAGTGGTTGAAGTCCGTGGGAGACCGCGTCCGCCGCGAGGAGATTGTGGTGATGATCGAGACCGACAAGGTCACGGTCGAGTTGCCGGCTCCGGTCGACGGCGTGCTCACCGAGATCCGCGTGGCCAACGGTCAGGCCGCCCGAGTCGGAGACGTGATTGGCACGGTGGAAGAGTCGATGGCTTCGGCCGGCGCGGCACCCGCGCCAGTGCAGGTGGCTCCCCCCGCCTCGCCGCCTCCGGTGGCGGCCACGCCGCACGCGCCGAGCGCGCCGCCGTCGCCCTTTGCGCGAGCCGTCGCCGAGCCCGGCTCGGCCCCACAAAGCGCCCGCGCCGCCAGCGTGCCGCCCGAGGGTTTCGCCCGAGTCATGCCCGCAGCGCGCCGGGTGTTGGCCGAAGGTCACGTCGCCGCCGCGGACGTAACTGCCACCGGTCCGGGCGGACGTATGCTCAAGGAGGACGTGCTGCGTGCGGCTGCGGGCCGAAGCCCCGGGTCGGCACCGGCCTCGGCGGGGGTCGAGGCCCCGCGTCCGGCCGTCGCTGCGTCGTCACCGGCGGCGCATTCACCGCCCGAGCCGACCGCGCTGGTCACGGGAGGCGAGCGCGAGGAAGAGGTCGTCGCCATGACCCCGATGCGTAAGCGCATCGCCGAGCGACTGGTCGAGTCGCTGCAGTCGACCGCGCAGCTGACCACCTTCAACGAGGTCGACATGTCTGCCGTGTTCAACCTCCGCAAGGAGTTGCAGGCGCAATTTCAGGAAAAATACGCGATCAAACTCGGCTTGGTGTCGTTCTTCGTGAAGGCGGCGGTCGAGGCGCTGAAGTTGGTGCCGGAGGTCAACGCCGAGATCCGCGGCACCGACATCGTGTACAAAAACTACTACGACATCGGCGTGGCCGTTGGCGGCGGCAAGGGGCTCGTCGTACCCATCATTCGCAACGTCGAGCGCCTTTCGTTTGCTGAGATCGAGCTCAGCATTGCGGACTATGGCAAGCGCGCGCAGGCGAACAAACTGAAGCTCGAGGAGCTCCAAGGCGGGACGTTCACGATCTCGAACGGAGGCGTCTACGGAAACCTGCTGTCGACGCCCATCATCAACCCGCCGCAGAGCGCCATCCTGGGTCTGCACGCCATCCAGGATCGCGCCGTGGTGCGCGATGGTCAGATCGTCGTGCGACCCATGATGTACGTCGCAGTGAGCTACGATCACCGCATCGTCGACGGTCGCGAGGCCGTCGGTTTCTTGAAGCGCATCAAAGAGTGTGTGGAGCAACCTTCTCGCATCTTGCTCGAGGTTTGA